The following coding sequences lie in one Glycine max cultivar Williams 82 chromosome 19, Glycine_max_v4.0, whole genome shotgun sequence genomic window:
- the LOC100818212 gene encoding uncharacterized protein LOC100818212, protein MAGLQQYNFFPTDLLYPRPQPQQASPKPTVLPLQTPNVQDHTQPQQPPRTNATPSTSAVLSSQKGHSIAAVDNKLSKFSSDPLSCLLWITDDEDF, encoded by the coding sequence ATGGCTGGCCTTCAACAATACAACTTCTTCCCCACCGATCTCTTGTACCCTCGTCCACAACCACAACAAGCTTCTCCTAAGCCCACTGTGCTTCCCCTCCAAACCCCTAATGTTCAAGATCACACTCAGCCTCAACAACCACCTAGGACCAATGCCACCCCTTCTACCTCTGCTGTTCTTTCTAGCCAAAAGGGTCATTCTATTGCTGCCGTTGACAACAAGCTCTCCAAATTCTCATCAGACCCACTTTCTTGCTTGCTTTGGATCACTGATGATGAAGATTTTTGA